One window of Nocardioides dongkuii genomic DNA carries:
- a CDS encoding glycosyltransferase family 4 protein, whose protein sequence is MIGATRVAMVAARAQPEIGGIESHVAEVATRLVREGVDVEVLTTDRTGRLPRVERVDGYVVRRFRAFPRRRDWYLSPGLFWALLRSRHDLVHVQGIHTLVPPVAMLAALLRRVPYLLTFHSGGSSSAFRERARGPQFRLLAPLLRRADALVGVSGYEARRFQQFVGPSIRVRLIRNGGGLPRLVSAIAPDPDLVLSVGRLERYKGHHRVVEALPHLLAARPEARVEILGSGPYEDELLVLAERLGVADRVSVRFVPPVERAAMARSLAGAGVVALLSDYEAHPVAVMEALVAGRPVVVSRTSGLTELADLGWARGVEPDADPAVVAAAIEEQLSTPVRPSPAELPTWESCVESLLEVYREVLPAAVRPSEAS, encoded by the coding sequence ATGATCGGCGCGACCCGGGTCGCGATGGTCGCTGCACGGGCACAGCCGGAGATCGGCGGCATCGAGTCCCACGTCGCGGAGGTCGCCACCCGGCTGGTCCGCGAGGGCGTGGACGTCGAGGTGCTGACCACCGACCGCACCGGGCGGCTGCCCCGGGTCGAACGCGTCGACGGGTACGTCGTGCGGCGCTTCCGCGCCTTCCCGCGCCGTCGTGACTGGTACCTCAGCCCCGGCCTGTTCTGGGCGCTGCTCCGGTCCCGGCACGACCTCGTGCACGTGCAGGGGATCCACACCCTGGTCCCGCCCGTGGCGATGCTGGCGGCGCTCCTGCGGCGCGTCCCGTACCTGCTGACCTTCCACAGCGGGGGGTCCTCCTCGGCCTTCCGGGAGCGGGCGCGCGGCCCGCAGTTCCGCCTCCTCGCCCCGCTGCTCCGGCGGGCCGACGCCCTGGTCGGCGTCTCCGGCTACGAGGCCCGCCGCTTCCAGCAGTTCGTCGGCCCCTCGATCCGGGTGCGGCTGATCCGCAACGGCGGCGGCCTGCCCCGGCTCGTCTCGGCGATCGCCCCCGACCCGGACCTGGTCCTGAGCGTCGGCCGGCTGGAGCGCTACAAGGGCCACCACCGGGTGGTCGAGGCGCTGCCGCACCTGCTCGCCGCCCGGCCCGAGGCCCGCGTCGAGATCCTCGGCAGCGGGCCCTACGAGGACGAGCTGCTCGTGCTCGCCGAGCGCCTCGGCGTCGCCGACCGGGTGTCGGTGCGGTTCGTGCCGCCGGTGGAGCGGGCCGCCATGGCGCGGTCGCTGGCCGGCGCGGGCGTCGTGGCCCTGCTCAGCGACTACGAGGCGCACCCCGTGGCGGTGATGGAGGCCCTGGTCGCGGGCCGGCCGGTCGTGGTCAGCCGGACGTCCGGGCTCACCGAGCTCGCCGACCTCGGCTGGGCGCGCGGCGTCGAGCCGGACGCCGACCCCGCCGTCGTCGCCGCCGCGATCGAGGAGCAGCTCTCGACCCCGGTGCGCCCGTCCCCGGCGGAGCTGCCGACCTGGGAGTCCTGCGTCGAGTCGCTGCTCGAGGTCTACCGCGAGGTGCTGCCCGCTGCGGTGCGGCCGTCGGAGGCGTCGTGA